Genomic window (Nymphalis io chromosome 28, ilAglIoxx1.1, whole genome shotgun sequence):
cctttTGGGCTAGTCAGGAGGAAGGAGGAGGAGTCTCTCTCTCTATGGGTAATAACTAGATTTTCTTTCACCGATACacgtataaaaaacaaaaacatacccACACTCCCACACAAAACACACAAATAGTGCACAATGTATTCTTATTTAAGATCATTCTTTATGATGATTGATTCTTTAACCATATCCTTCAGATGCTTACATcaagcaataaatatatacaagattgtatagtgtataaataaaagagtTGATTTTTTTGctagatattatataatctacgTTGGTTTACCTATTCATTCATATGTAGATCATTCTAAGATTATTATAagtctaagaaaaaaaaaacgatttaaaataataaattaaaataccaaataaagtataataaaatcaacaatttattaaataaataaaacattatcaatAGCCACAGCCACATCCTGGGCCAGCGGGATAGGCCCCAAGTCCTAGAGCATTAGGATACCCCAATGCGGCATTAGGGTATCCAGGAGCGTAGGCATTTGGATAAGCTGGTGCAACTGGGGCCACATTCTCATTCACAATACCAACATTGCCATTACCACAGCCATACGCTACAGCACCAGCGCCAGCTGCTGGTAAGGGACCTTCCAATGCCACAACACCTAAGAATGGCAGTTGACCGCTAACAGCTAGTGGTCCTTCAATAAGCATGTTATCTGATTCTACTGATACTCCACTGGGTGGAATTGGAGAGCCACTTCTGACGCGGAGACCATTTCCATTTGACGCGGCCAATTCAGCCAAAGTTAAGCCAAAGGTGAGTCCAGGTACTCCAATAGAACAAATGGGTTCGTAAGCTGGTGTATACGCTATAGCATTGGCAACTGGTCCATATGCGATTCCTGTAGCTGCAGCGCTAGCAAGAGCTGCAGTTTCAGCGACTAAGCTAGCTGCAGCGATATCGCTGGTAAATGCAGCGGTATTATACGCATTCCTTAAGCATTGACCAGTAATCATCtgaaaggaaaaatatttaaacatagaatttaacgattaaaaaaaaattctaagcgttataaatttaaataattcgattaaataaatacctgAATCGTTATGGCTGAAAATAGAAGactaatatttttgataaacatCTTGATTTTTgtgtcaatatatattttttttatattttttaataacaaaagagACGATGAAAATCGAATGATAATTTTTCGGTTAAtcgtaattatatatagttatataattacataatgataatatgtgtattgtaaaattatatttagtttcaaAACAACATTCATTTTCAACAAATATGAAGTATTATTGCTTTATCGgccattacattattttataatcaatttatgtTTATCATAATGTTacgataagtttatttatttaatatatgtatatgataaatgATCATCACCGCCGTTAAACAtaggcattataagaaatattaaacatcccttacatcaccaatgcgccactaaccttgggagctaagatgttatgtaccatGTGTCTATAGTTTCAttcttactcacccttcaaaccggaccataacaattccaagtactgctgttttgcggtagaatatctgatgagtgggtggtgcctacctagacgggcttgcacaaagccgtagcAAGTTAATATTGATATCCTGTAGCATTTATTGAAGGCGTATTTTCAGAGTTACCTGGatgagatcgctatgtagcgataaggtctcCAAAATTGTATGCTCACTCATATGTAGGTTgtatctatgttttttttttaatctttttggtgtacaaaaagtataaaaatattaagtgatGATTGTAATCATACagttatactataatatatagtttgtgaaattaaatatattctgacAATGTTTTTGTGTGCAGACTGGCAGTAAAAAAGGTTGTAAGCGGAGTGGAATGTTGCGGAGAAGTGAGGTGAGAAGAGCGGAGATttcaaattaacaaattatacttGAAATGTGATTTTGTTACAAGTGGTAACAGTTGCTTGAGTAAAGAAAACGGGAGATTTTTTCttagttgtattatatatttagtagtaaagtagtaaatatttagtagtacttaaaatatatatacaaactgtattatttctttgtttgaaTTCAATACGTTTTTTATATTCCACTGAGTTTAAACTTTTTACAGCAGTAATTGGCTTGCATGAAGGTTTTTtgcaaaaagttttaaaatggaATTGAACGcttgctttttatataatatcttaaaacatAAACGTTCAAAGactagttaattatttactatcttttaaaaatatagcagTAGATGTCGAATAAATTCATCTCAATTTATGgttattaatagaatttataattaaagaaaactattgaaaatatggagtaaaataaataaaagcatagACCTTCGTGACCGCGTATTAAGTAAACACTCACACGGAAGCAGCAGCGGTGAGAAGGGAACAACACTGTCATGCCGCTTGCCGTCACGGCTTACGAATCGGCTTTATTTCTAAGGCGCGTCAATACATATTTCACATCAATAAAGCGATATGTTAAATATgtctaaacattaattttatctatatgaCACAATTATCAATGTAATCATTCGATATTAGGCTAGAAATAAAACGtgctcattttaataaatacttatctcGGTATATAAGTGTGATGATATTATGTAAATCAGTCGTATAGTTTGATAACTTCATAATTTGATACTAAGAAACATATTCATGGTAAAtgtaggtggtagggctttgtgcaatctcgtctgggtaggtactactcaatcatcagatattgtaccgtaaagcagcagtaattggtattgttgtttcggtttgagccagtgtaattacaggcacaagggacaacatcttagttcccaagattggtagtGCAAGAGTGGTGGTTGtctatttgacgagccggttggcgtgattggtagatacttgcctttaacgccgaaggttgtgggtcgccaggatagacatttgtgtgcatgaacatgtcttgttgtcttgagtctgggtgtaattatctatataagtatgtatttcaaaaaaaaagtaatatatgtagtatatcagttgtctggtttctatagcacaagctttgtacaagtttaatttgggatcagatggctgtgtgtgaaaaatgtcctaggatattatattatattattataagcggTGGTGATCAATAACCACCAGTCGCCCTACTTGTCAATGTACCTACctaaaacaataagaaaaattaaaaccgATTTCGTTCACGCTAGCCCGCCCTTCTCAAACAAATCTATCTGTGCAGGACACAATTgaaaaaacacaatattatagaatacaattatgcgcgcaaacacaagtgcactctcataatccaatgttGGCAACagacgactggaaagagttcaggcgcagtgcCAACGGTTTTATGcactttccgaggcatggaagTTTAAACATTGCCAACTTATAGAcaccgggttgctactgagaagtATTCGGCACAAAAAAACCGGGGTCTGAACTCTGGACCGTAGGATCTGCAgccttttatatactatattttaatcaaacataattatatacagaGTTCACggcatttataatgtattcaaGTCGTTtcattctaattaatattaatgataaataatataatgaaccgATCGACGTATcgtaaaaatagataaatatatactactggtagggctttgtgcaagctcgtctgcgcgggtaccacccactcatcagatattctaccgcaaaacggcagtacttggtattgttgtgttccggtttgaagggtgagtgagccagtgtaattacaggcacaagggacataaaatcttagttcccaaggttggtggcgcattggctatgtaagcgatggttgacatttcttgccaatgtctaagggcgtttggtgaccacttaccatcgggtggcccatatgctcgtccgccttcctattctatataaaaaatatattttgtaagtacTCCGAGTTcgggttaaagaaactttattctcaTCAAGATCGATCGATCGAGTTATTATTGTGAATAACAACGCGCGGGTGTTGTGACGTAATTCACAACTAAATACAGACGTATAGAGCGTCAGAGACAAGAACAATAACTTAAAAGTTTATTTGTGGAAAATCTGTTGCGTTTTGTAAAAATCCATAGaccaaatgatttttttatggcGTTATTGCTAGTAGGTTTATATATGTGGGAACTTGATTTGAAGATTCGTTATCCGATTGTTCGGCCATGGTgaagatacaaaataaaacttttggCATTTAATACAATAGTCCGTTTAATCGAAAACATACACAGATTGCAAATTAACTTTATACAATTAACTGGATCGGAAACGCGGTGAGTTCGAAGGCACGTGGTGTTTTTCTACACGACCGCTCGTTTTGCCTTCAATATCCTGACCCCCGTTAATCCTCCAGTTCGCATTCTCCaaccatcttttttttttgtttttttttttaaactgtcacTAACTAACCAACATCACTATGGCATCGACCGCATCTAAGTAGCTATGAACTGCTTGCCGTTTCCGATAGATAGCGTCCTAAGACTGACGCtgcgacatatatattaatatattataaataaaacataatgaattttattacattaattggaaaaatataagaactattgacttaatgcttttattaaaatctgattaattaattactattataaaaaatatattagtgataCGCCTGACCGTATTTCGCGCTGCCTCCCGCCAAAAgtgtattacttattaaaaccAATCTGACAGCTTGACGTATGACGTTCGGAAAGTTTGACTCAttctgcttataatatatatagaactaatccatataaaagttaatttatttatattgaattaaattataataataacagttatGTTGTCGCACTAAGCCTGCTCTTTTCTTTAGAAGACTTAGAGTTTATTCTATCAAGCTACTCAGAGATATCATCTGACGCAGGTTTTCTTTACGAGCCAATCACGAGAtgaaaaacaaactttttttttaaacacatttttatctCAACACGACTTTTATGACCTTGACCTTACAGCCTTAATCATAAACATTACTTAGTGACTAatcagaattgcgattcaaaggggaaacactgctagcattcttgccaccattccacacgGTCACGAATTGTACAGAAAAATTAacagttttacaaataaaaattaaaaatagttttaaatttttcttcgtatttatttaaaatttaaccttaaaattatacattttttacaaaatacttaGTTACTGGATGTATGAGAATACAATAAGTTGCGTGTCACCTAATTTTATCGACTTACACGAACGGAATATACCAACGTTTGAAATATGAAGATTTCACACTTACATTTATCTGTCAATTGAAATTGTGTATTCATAACCGTTAAGCTGTGTACGTAACATAAGTAAGATTTTTTGGGTcaaccaataaaataaataatgaaataaattagtactttatttaataacataaatataaataacttaataaagaGGTCCATAGCCTAATCCGTTAGGAAGGCCGTTGTAACCAAGACCAGCTGGGTGTCCGTTGGCATATGCTGGAGCTACCGCTGGCTCAACTCCTTCACTTACGATGCCAACATTGCCATTACCGCAACCGTAGGCGACTGCACCCTGGCCAGCAGCTGGCAATGGACCCTCTAACGCCACTACACCCAAGAAAGGTAATTGACCTGATACAGCCAATGGACCTTCAATTACTAAATTTTCAGACTGCACTGTAACACCACTTGCTGGGATTGGGGAGGAGCTTGTTACTCTAAAACCACCTCCGCTTGTGATACTTGTGGCAGGAGCTGAATTAGGCCCATAGGGTACGCCATTGGCTGCCAATGCGGCTTCGTATGCTAATCCATTTGCTCCCAAGGGTGCTCCATAGGCCATACTACTAGCCAGAGCAGCATTTTCAACAGCAGCTAAGCCAGCACCGATGACACCACCGTTAAACCCCTTACCGATGTATTGCCCCGATATTGTCTGTAACATGAAAAACACATTTCATAACCACTTGGTAAATCCATTACTTTATAGTTCGAAATCATACCTTTACGATTTTCATATTTAacgaaaaatcaaaatttattctgaaattaaatttttaatttaaaaaatacttcattgaaatagtgtaaaatatataaattaataaaacattaagatTTCTATGGTGCGTGATTCGGCGCGGCGATTATTCACGCACGGCCGATAACGACAGACAGCTACGCACCGCACCGAGGTTATTCCAACGGTGCGTGTTAGtctttttttatcgaataagacggcggacgagcatatgggccacctgatggtaagtggtcaccaaacgcccttagacattggcattgtaagaaatgtcaaccatcgcttactttaAGATTTTaagtctcttgtgtctgtaattactctggctcactcacctttcaaaccggaacacagcaataccaacaCTACtacagtactgctgttttgcggtagaatatcacacacacaaagctctaccaccagtaaagtagtcTATGTGGGTCTTGAGATTGGAAGCTAATTTTCATTATTCCAAAATGCTAAATGGATGAGAACGTATCGCTGCCGCTACGGCGCTTGCACCGCAACTTCGAAGTAACCGAAACGACACGGTGCATCAGTGCGGGCTGGTGCGCGTCTGTTCGTAATATCACGCACCATAGGAAGCTACCTTTGTTGATACcgaaataatcttttaaataatatagttataaatacCTGAAGAAGACCAATGGAAAGacagaaaacaattttaaaagacATTGCTTTGATTTTATCGAATCTTGattgtaaattgaataattttcattccattacatcttttatattataattattacaaaacaagTTCATAGATAAACTAATCAatcatttgtaataattattatcaaatgtaatttttagaatcgtttcttacataatattttatctttatacagataacatattacaaaataaaataaaaactgaagataaatattatggcttgtaaatttttgaattaattaacaatatcgTGTCGAAGTATTATGTACTtttcaattttatcttttatttttattcaatcattTCTAGTTCAGGTATGTTAAAAGGAAAAACTAACTAAAATTGTTTTAGAATATCTCAAAGTAAATActcaaaagattttttttatctatgttgcgtgtatgtgtgtgtgtttacaaTGTTTTCTGTAGATGTAAGAATATCATTCAACTACTCCAATGGCATagctaagattatttttttattgcagaaTGTACTTAGTCAATATGCAAGTTATGGAGCTGGTATAGCGAATCCAAATGGTTTTGGTGATGTAAACCCAGCTTATGGTCAAAATTATGGCTTTCAACATGGCTTGGCGAACGGCTTGGGACCAGGCTTAGCACATGGTTTGGCATCTGGCTTAGGACCCGGCGTTGGACCTGGCATAGGGCCTGGGATGGGACCTGGC
Coding sequences:
- the LOC126779215 gene encoding chorion class B protein PC10-like — protein: MFIKNISLLFSAITIQMITGQCLRNAYNTAAFTSDIAAASLVAETAALASAAATGIAYGPVANAIAYTPAYEPICSIGVPGLTFGLTLAELAASNGNGLRVRSGSPIPPSGVSVESDNMLIEGPLAVSGQLPFLGVVALEGPLPAAGAGAVAYGCGNGNVGIVNENVAPVAPAYPNAYAPGYPNAALGYPNALGLGAYPAGPGCGCGY
- the LOC126779031 gene encoding chorion class B protein PC10-like; protein product: MKIVKTISGQYIGKGFNGGVIGAGLAAVENAALASSMAYGAPLGANGLAYEAALAANGVPYGPNSAPATSITSGGGFRVTSSSPIPASGVTVQSENLVIEGPLAVSGQLPFLGVVALEGPLPAAGQGAVAYGCGNGNVGIVSEGVEPAVAPAYANGHPAGLGYNGLPNGLGYGPLY